One segment of Parvularcula sp. IMCC14364 DNA contains the following:
- a CDS encoding RNA polymerase sigma factor — MSNNLVVHDPDLDYVRGVARGDAAAARVLVDAYGDRLMAVAYRMLGTRDAAEDIVQEAFIRMWKHACTWQPETAVFSTWLHRVTINLCYDRLRKASTRYEHAAGDDLPDSADTRADGLQSLEEAERAVLLRAALERLPERQKTALVLCHFEEMTNAEAAEIMEVSVQAVESLLARARRGLKGDVVLQTGLSGEADNDTRETDMRAV, encoded by the coding sequence ATGAGTAACAATTTGGTCGTTCATGATCCTGACCTTGACTATGTGCGCGGCGTTGCCAGAGGGGACGCCGCTGCTGCGCGTGTGCTGGTCGATGCCTATGGAGACCGGCTGATGGCTGTTGCCTATCGTATGCTGGGCACCCGCGATGCTGCAGAGGACATCGTGCAGGAGGCTTTTATCCGCATGTGGAAACATGCCTGTACCTGGCAGCCGGAGACAGCTGTGTTTTCGACCTGGCTTCACCGGGTGACGATCAATCTGTGTTATGATCGTCTGCGCAAGGCATCAACCCGGTATGAGCACGCGGCTGGAGATGACCTGCCCGACAGTGCAGACACGCGGGCAGACGGGTTGCAGTCTCTAGAAGAGGCAGAACGGGCGGTATTGTTGCGGGCTGCACTGGAGCGATTGCCGGAGCGGCAGAAGACAGCCCTTGTGTTGTGCCATTTTGAAGAGATGACCAATGCAGAGGCGGCGGAGATTATGGAAGTGTCTGTGCAGGCTGTTGAGTCCCTGCTGGCACGAGCGCGGCGAGGCTTGAAGGGCGATGTGGTTTTGCAAACCGGTCTGTCAGGTGAGGCAGATAATGATACCCGGGAAACTGATATGCGTGCAGTGTAA
- a CDS encoding periplasmic heavy metal sensor translates to MRNLLLLASLAINIFIVGLFIGDKIGNGAERRGPEGQRPPSAAQWAVAGSNDILPIRSLETLPPDLRQQARRTIRDSLPESRRMQQEIARLRGKVGDALRQPELDTEQFAQAVDALQRKQFEQQQLTAATIQKVLTDLPDAERIALLKRIEEYRQKQRLEHQEKRQRVGERMRERARERMQQQENAPSDEEE, encoded by the coding sequence ATGCGTAACCTGTTGCTTCTCGCCTCACTGGCGATCAACATATTCATTGTCGGACTTTTTATCGGTGACAAGATCGGTAACGGGGCAGAGCGACGTGGCCCGGAGGGGCAGCGTCCGCCTTCTGCTGCGCAATGGGCTGTTGCGGGCAGTAATGATATTCTGCCGATCAGGTCGCTTGAGACATTGCCCCCTGATTTGCGCCAGCAGGCCCGGCGAACCATCCGGGATTCCCTGCCGGAATCCCGCAGGATGCAGCAGGAGATTGCGCGCCTGCGGGGCAAGGTTGGTGATGCGCTGCGTCAACCCGAACTGGATACGGAGCAGTTTGCACAGGCTGTAGACGCCCTGCAACGCAAGCAGTTTGAGCAGCAGCAACTGACGGCGGCTACAATTCAGAAAGTGTTGACAGATTTACCGGATGCGGAGCGGATTGCCTTGCTGAAGCGTATTGAAGAATATCGCCAGAAGCAGCGTTTGGAGCATCAAGAGAAGCGCCAGCGTGTTGGCGAAAGGATGCGCGAGCGTGCGCGTGAGCGGATGCAGCAGCAAGAGAACGCACCCTCAGACGAGGAAGAGTAA